One genomic region from Vitis riparia cultivar Riparia Gloire de Montpellier isolate 1030 chromosome 17, EGFV_Vit.rip_1.0, whole genome shotgun sequence encodes:
- the LOC117904284 gene encoding anaphase-promoting complex subunit 15, translated as MLQYPAYMTQYPWSTNTIPTSFLLPSQWPHPHSDELLLAMEESDFDDKCNEITKINSNLVVIGKPAADNDKEDLDNDADDDDPDNAEESEGDEFEQETG; from the exons ATGTTGCAGTATCCGGCCTATATGACGCAGTATCCATGGTCGACGAATACCATTCCCACCTCCTTTCTCTTGCCTTCCCAGTGGCCCCATCCCCACAGCGACGAGCTTCTTCTCGCCATGGAAGAGTCCGATTTCGATGACAAG tGTAATGAAATTACAAAGATAAATAGCAACCTAGTTGTGATTGGGAAACCTGCTGCTGATAATGATAAAGAAGACTTGGACAATGATGCAGATGATGATGATCCTGACAATGCAGAAGAGTCAGAAGGTGATGAGTTTGAACAGGAGACCGGTTGA
- the LOC117904067 gene encoding uncharacterized protein LOC117904067 has protein sequence MDTQQSRRVVLEDTPSDIVTPPVIPVQMPATQPSHDQATIIPPIVTPVTIIEDPHSRMDRLERRIGQMRDPDEMISLDDPDDVPVATLPVGFRMPDIERYTGVGCPRIHLRLYSTVMRALGLDEAQLLTLFPLSLSGMTRRWYVSLETSRRRTWEDLAREFLRQYSFSGDTSITRRELEFLRQGSDESVSSFISRWREKAAEMIERPTERDQMSMFLRSLHPRFARHLTGVPFQDFRSLVQALFDVDDGISRGLWSDIIPSPDTEGKGDGGSSESYGGVCSADFQHRRLGYHPYARSLQIPRSDFPPLQHRHPQSVQQCPSVHPHTATVRPLFQFQRPQTSIPRHEQSRPYRRRQRTYSDLGMPLDRAFERLRATGFLAPLAPRPLPSTLPPRFRAHEFCAFHQMAGHRTDYCASLRHTIQDLIDSGAVSFPLSTTNTDLDSDMTTDSLPVCSTHAVPPHSGLYHRILDTQGTDIH, from the coding sequence ATGGATACTCAGCAGAGTAGACGTGTAGTGCTCGAGGACACGCCATCTGATATAGTGACACCACCTGTTATACCTGTTCAGATGCCAGCTACACAGCCTTCACATGATCAGGCTACTATCATTCCACCCATTGTCACACCAGTTACCATTATTGAGGATCCTCATTCTCGTATGGACAGACTCGAGCGGAGGATTGGACAGATGAGAGATCCTGATGAGATGATTTCATTGGATGACCCTGATGACGTGCCAGTGGCCACTTTGCCAGTCGGTTTCAGGATGCCtgatatagagagatatacTGGTGTTGGATGTCCTCGTATTCATCTCAGACTTTATAGCACGGTTATGAGGGCCCTTGGTCTAGATGAGGCACAGTTGCTCACCTTGTTCCCATTGTCATTGAGCGGCATGACGCGGAGATGGTACGTTTCATTAGAGACATCTCGTCGGAGAACTTGGGAGGACTTAGCACGGGAGTTTCTGAGACAGTATTCCTTCAGTGGTGATACGAGCATTACACGTAGAGAGCTTGAGTTTCTTAGACAGGGATCAGATGagtctgtttcttcttttatctccCGCTGGAGGGAGAAGGCCGCGGAGATGATTGAGCGACCTACcgagagagatcagatgagcATGTTTTTGAGGAGTTTGCATCCTAGGTTCGCTCGACATCTGACAGGAGTCCCATTCCAGGATTTCAGATCATTGGTTCAGGCTTTGTTCGATGTAGATGATGGCATctctagaggattatggtcagATATTATTCCTTCTCCGGATACTGAGGGGAAAGGAGATGGTGGATCATCTGAGAGCTATGGAGGCGTATGTTCTGCGGATTTTCAGCATCGACGACTTGGTTATCATCCCTATGCGAGATCATTGCAGATACCCAGGAGTGATTTCCCGCCCTTACAACATCGTCATCCTCAGTCAGTTCAGCAGTGCCCTTCTGTGCATCCTCATACTGCCACGGTGCGACCTTTATTTCAGTTTCAGCGTCCACAGACTAGTATCCCACGGCATGAGCAGTCTCGTCCCTATCGGCGACGTCAGAGGACTTATTCTGATTTGGGGATGCCTTTGGATAGAGCTTTTGAGCGACTCAGAGCTACTGGTTTTTTAGCACCATTGGCCCCTAGGCCACTCCCGAGTACCTTGCCTCCGCGTTTTCGTGCTCACGAGTTCTGTGCATTTCACCAGATGGCAGGCCACCGTACTGACTATTGTGCTTCTCTACGTCATACCATACAGGATCTTATTGACAGTGGTGCGGTTAGCTTCCCCTTATCGACTACAAACACTGATCTTGATTCAGATATGACTACTGATTCCCTTCCAGTTTGTTCCACGCATGCGGTTCCTCCTCATTCGGGCTTATACCATCGCATTTTGGACACCCAGGGCACTGATATTCACTAG
- the LOC117903933 gene encoding uncharacterized protein LOC117903933: MGGDLDSSNNRIIKFLYSYGGKILPRRIDGKLRYVGGHTRVLAVDRSISYAELMVKLGELCGSSVTLRCQLPKEDLDVLVTVTSDEELANVIDEYHRASSSCCKIRAVLSPPKSLKTISPVSSTTSSVDSSDFRSITAVCAHRSASPPMLAHRYPGPRSVSPTTTAHRWSTRISPPIENPLYARWDTAKLCYNSYRNPCDVGGSHRYY; the protein is encoded by the exons ATGGGAGGGGATCTTGATTCCTCCAATAACAGAATCATAAAGTTTCTCTACAGCTATGGCGGCAAGATTCTTCCTCGTCGCATCGATGGCAAGCTGCGGTACGTAGGTGGACATACTAGGGTTCTTGCTGTGGATCGATCTATTTCGTATGCAG AGCTGATGGTGAAGTTAGGGGAGTTGTGTGGATCGTCGGTGACTTTGAGGTGTCAGTTGCCTAAGGAGGATCTGGACGTGTTGGTTACGGTCACCAGCGATGAAGAACTCGCTAATGTAATTGATGAATACCATCGGGCTTCTTCGTCGTGTTGTAAGATCAGAGCCGTTCTTTCGCCGCCCAAATCTCTCAAAACTATTTCTCCGGTTTCATCAACTACGTCCAGCGTCGATTCCTCTGATTTCAGATCGATTACCGCAGTCTGCGCTCATCGATCAGCCTCTCCGCCTATGCTGGCTCACCGTTATCCTGGTCCTCGTTCAGTATCTCCGACTACGACGGCGCATAGATGGTCCACCCGTATCTCGCCGCCAATAGAGAATCCCCTCTATGCCCGCTGGGATACGGCGAAGCTCTGTTACAATTCCTATCGCAATCCCTGTGACGTTGGTGGAAGCCATAGATATTACTGA